From the genome of Corallincola holothuriorum:
TGCCTTCAGTGCCGTCTGGAGAAGCTACTTTGATCATTCCCTCCCCACGGAATCTTTTCTGTTGGTAGTCAGGCGTCAGCCCAAGTTGATCAGGTTGGATCCAGATCTGTAAGAACTCAGCCGTTTCAGTATTTGAGCCATTGTATTCCGAGTGGCTGATCCCGGTACCAGCACTCATTAATTGGAATTCACCGGCCGTGAGCCGTTGAATATGCCCCATGCTGTCTTGGTGCTCGAGAGTGCCTTTCAATACGTAAGAGAGGATCTCCATATCCTGATGGGGGTGAGTGCCAAAGCCGCCACCTGGTTGCACGATATCCTGATTGATCACCCGCAGGGCTGACACCCCCATATGTTGAGGATCGTAGTAGTGGCCGAAAGAAAAGCTGTGGCGGCTGTCTAGCCAACCTAAGTTGACGTGTCCACGTTCATTGGCTGGGCGAATAGTGATCATCAGACTCTCCTCCTGTGGGTATGAGGAGAGATTAGATCCGATTATAAAGAACTAAAAGCGCAACTTATCGCCTGTTTTGTTCGATTTTATGATGATGTTCGTCGTTTTGGTTTTGCTGTCTGCTACAACTTCAGGCTGGCGTAATAGAGCGCGAGTTGGCGGATATCCTCATCAGAGAGTGGCTTGGCCAAATTACCCATGATCGGGTTTGGTCGCGCACCACTGCGAAACGCTTTCAT
Proteins encoded in this window:
- a CDS encoding pirin family protein, which encodes MITIRPANERGHVNLGWLDSRHSFSFGHYYDPQHMGVSALRVINQDIVQPGGGFGTHPHQDMEILSYVLKGTLEHQDSMGHIQRLTAGEFQLMSAGTGISHSEYNGSNTETAEFLQIWIQPDQLGLTPDYQQKRFRGEGMIKVASPDGTEGSLTVHQDATVYLARYAKTTTAQLELPAGRQGYLQLIKGSIDLEHHQLAAGDGLNVSASHDMQHLIVENAPDSEWLWFDLPATH